The window CGGGATGCGCCACGACCTCAAGGCCATGCGTGCGGCGGCGTCGCCAGCCACCAGGCTGGTGTACGTGTGCAATCCCAACAATCCCACGGGAACAATGGTGTCGGGCGCCGAGCTGCGCGAGTTCATCGCGGCACTGCCCAGCGATATCAGCGTCCTGGTGGACGAGGCCTATCTGGAGCTGGCCTCGGACATGAGCGAGCATTCTGTCGTCGACCGCGTTCGGGCGGGAGACAAGGTCATCGTGGCGCGCACCTTTTCCAAGCTGCACGGGCTTGCCGGTTTGCGCATCGGCTATGCGCTGGCGCGGCCCGATCTGATCGCGCGCATGGCAAAGCTCAAGCTGGTGGCGGCGAGCAGCCTGGGGCTGGCGGCTGCATCCGCCAGCTATACGGACCTGCCGTTCCAGGCCTTGAGCCGCAAGAATCTGGCTGCAGGTGTGGCGATCACGACGGCAGCACTGGATGAGCTGAAGCGTCCCTATGCGCCGACGCGCGCAAACTTCGTGTTCTTCGATACTGGTCAGCCCGCCGCTGAATTTCTGGCCGCCATGCGTGAGCGCGGCTTCGCACTCGGCCGGCCGTTTCCCCAGTACGCCAACTGGTGCCGGGTGAGCATGGGCACGGTGGAGCAGATGCAGCAGTTTGCCGGCGCGCTGCGGGCACACTACGCCGCTTAGGGGAACACCGGGCGACCGCCTGATTTATCTATACTTGCAGAAGCCGGAAAGCATCCGGCATAGACACGCTGACACCGGGAGAAACCGCTGCCATGAGAGACCGCTTTGGATCGCCGACGATCTTCCTGCACTGGTTCATGCTGGCGCTGCTGGGGGCCGTGTATGCCTGCATCGAATTGCGCACATTCTGGCCCAAGGGCAGCGATCTGCGCGAACTCCTGAAGACCTGGCACTTCATGCTCGGCCTGTCGGTGTTTGCGCTGGTCTGGATCCGTCTCTACGCGCGTTTCCGCGGCGGCACGCCGCCGATCGTGCCGGCGCCACCCGCATGGCAGATGCGCTTCGGTCATGCCATGCATCTGGCGCTTTATCTTCTGATGATCTGCATGCCGATCGCCGGCTGGCTGATCCTCAGCGCCAAAGGCAAACCCATCCCCTTCTACGGCCTTGAGTTGCCGCCACTCATCGCCACCGACAAGCCGCTGGCCGAGCAGATCGAGGAGATTCATGAGACAGTCGGGACCATCGGCTACTGGCTGATCGGCCTGCACGCCGCAGCGTCACTGTTCCACCACTATGTGCAACGTGACAATACCCTTGCCCGCATGTGGATGCGGCGCAGTACTACTGGAGGATGATCATGCGCAAGATTCTGATTGCTACGCTCCTGCTGATGTGCGGCAGCCTTGCCCACGCCCAGTTCATGCCGGAAAAGTTCACGCCGATGGGCGAGAAGATCGAAGCGGCGATGAAAAGCGATATCCGTACGCCGGAGGAGATAGCGCGCGATGGTGAGCGCAAGCCGCGCCAGACGCTGGAGTTCTTCGGCCTGCGCGACAATATGCGCGTGCTCGAGCTCATCCCTTCCGGCGGCTGGTACACGAAGATCCTGGCGCCGGTGCTGGCGGACAAAGGCGAGCTTTATGTCGCCATCGGTACCGCGCGTGCCATCGAGCCGATGATCAAGACGGTGCCGGCGCTGGCCAAAGTCAAAGTCGCGCCGACGGATGCCAAGTTTGTTCCGGCTGCCGGCGGCCAGATGGGCAAGTTCGACCTGGGTGATTTCACCCTGGGGGTGAAGAATCTCGACCTCGTACTGACCTTCCGCAATTATCACAACCTGACGCCTACAGCGCGTGCCAGCCTCAACCGTGCGGTCTTCGCGGCGCTGAAATCCGGCGGTGTTTACGGCATCGTCGATCACACCCGGCGCCACAATGAGCCGGAAACCGCCGAGAACTGGCGGCGCATGGATCCGGTGCTGGTGATCAAGGAAGTGCAGGCTGCGGGCTTCGTGTTCGACGACTCTTCGAACCTGCACTACATACCGGACGATGAGCTGCGCTACGAAGTCGGCCGGCGCACCGTGACCGGCAATACGGACCGCTTCGCGCTGCGTTTCAGGAAGCCCTGACGCATCCCGCACCCGGAACTGGCAGCCGTCCACGAGCAGGGCGGTTGCCGGTATCCGCGCCGGCCGGTCAACCCGTCGGCAGATAGCGGGCGATGCCCGCCATGCATTTTTCGGCAACCATCGTCCGTGCGACGATCTCGCCGCTCTCCAGGTCGAGTTTCACGACTTCGCCGCTGAACCAGTTGCCCACACAGGCATGGTCGCCGCCGCGTGCATCGATGATCGACCAGCCGAAACCCGGCAGCGGGTAGCTGCGCAGCCAGACGCCGTCCTGAGTCAGGGCATCGATGCGGTTGCCCATGCAGACCATCAGCACGCCATCCGGCGTCAGCGACAGGTCGAAGTGCATCATGGTCCGGTCGCCTTCGGTGCCGCTGCGCAGATCAGGCAACTGGCAGCCGTTGGCCAGATCAAACTGCATCAGCCGCGGTCCGGTCTCGGACACATAGAACAGCCGGCTCTGGTCCGTTGACAGTACCGAGTGCGTGACTGCCATGCTGCCGCTCATGCCGCCATGGACTTCCGGCTCGAGCATCTCGATCAGCTCGCCGTCCGGCGTGTAGCGCCACAGATCGCCATCGCCGAGATGCGTGCGATGGCCGGGCAGCGGCCGGTGGCGTGTGGTCAGCGGCTCGGGCTGGTGGTCGCCATCGAGCATTTCAGTGAACAACAGCGTGCCATCCGCCATGAAGTGCACTTTCGAGAACGCGCGGTGATCAAACTGCAGGTTGAGCAGCTGCCGGCCATCCGGACTGACACGCACCGTGGTCCACGCCCAGGGGTCCTGCGCCCATAGGGTGCCATCGGGCGCAAAGCTGAGGCCATATACCAGGTGCGTGGTGCCGGTGAGCCACAGCACGCCCTTTTCTTTCAACTCGGCATCGAACTGGATGATCCGTCCATGGCCGGCATGATCGTCCTGCGGATCGTTGAGCAGCGTGGCGCCGACCAGCACATCGCCGGGAGCAAAGGGTTTGAGTGTGGATGGAGGCCGCGGATCGTGACGGGCGCGCAGGGCAGTCGGGTCTACAGGAAAACCATTGTCCTCGGCGCTGGTCATACGGGCCCGCTGACTGGTGTCCAGCTGCGCGCGCGCCGCATGCGGCGCTCTTCAGCGGATTCACCATTGTGCTGCACGGGCTTGCCGGTCGGCAGGCGCTTCGGTATCTCGTGCAGGCTGTTGATGTTGATCATCGAGTGGGCGCCCCTTCTGGACAGCAGTACCGCAGCGACCAGCGTGCCGCATTCCTTGCAGGTCAGGAAGTCCACGGTGCGCAGACCAAAGCGGTAGCGGCGCAGGAACTCGGGCTGAACGAAGCGAAACTGCATCTCGCCCGCCGGATCGGCGGTGGTGCAGGCGCCGTGCCCGCGACAGAAGCTGCACTGGCAACGTTGCACGACCCACTTGTGTACCGGCAGGGCGGTTGCGTAGCTGTATTCGATCGCACCGCAGTGGCAGCTGCCCTCATAGACAGTCCGCTGCGGAACCCTGGTGCTGCGCGCCTTCTTGCTGGCCGGACGGCGCGCCGGCGCTTTCTTGCGGCTGACCGGCCTGGCCGAGGACTTGCGGACCTTGCTCGTCTTTGTCTTCACAGCGTCTCCGCTCAGGGCACGATCACGCAGGCTTGGCCCTGTTCTCTGAGGGCAGCGCAGCTGCTGCGTGCCTGCGCTTCGCTCATCGGTGCCGATCGCAGCCGGTACAGCTGGTCCTTGCCGCCGCTCAGGGGAGCGTCAATCGTGACGGACCCGGGCAGCAGTTGGCCGAACTTCGACGCCAGCAGTTTGCGTTGTGCAAGCGCCCGCTCGTGCGTCGAGAAAGCGCCGAACTGCATGCGGGCCTTGCCCGTACCGGCCTTTGGTGCAGCAACAGGCTGGCTGACAGTTGTCTTGCTGCGGCCGGCTTCAGGGCTGGCGGCGGCTGAGCTGGGCTGTACTGGTCTGGGCTGGGCAGGTCGGGCCGGCACCGCCGGGCTCAGTGTCGCGATCCGCTCGCGGGCCTCGGCAGCCTCCGGCGCATCGGGATACTGGAGCAGGAAGTTCTCGAAGGCTTCCCGGGTTGCCGTCCGCGTGGCCGTCTGCCAGATAAAGCGGCGTTCCAGGTCCAGCAACTGCTCCAGCGCGGCGTCAGCATTCGGCCCCATCGGGTGGGCCTGCAGGTAGGCGCGCAGCGCCTCGGGACTCTGCGCCTGTTGCGCCTTGTCCCAGTCCTGCTGTTCGCGCAGATCGTCGAGCCGCAGACGTGCTTGCCCTGCCAGTGCGCTATCCGGATGCTGGTCGAGGAACTCACGCCACGCCGCTTCGGTATTGGCCTGTTCGGCGGCGCGGAAATCATTCTCCGGGTTGCTGCAGGCCGCGAGTACAGCCGCGAGCAATACAAGGCTGGCATGACGTGAAAGCGTTCTCACCGGGCGATGTCCTTTTGTCGTGGCACTGCGCTGCTCGCTGCCGGGACCCTCAGGCGCGAATGATCTCGCCGGCGGGCCGGACTGTCCACACGGGAGCTACATCATGCATCAACCCGGCACCGGGTTGCGCATGACTTCAGAGGATATATCGGCTCAGATCCTGGTTTTTCACCAGTTCACCGAGGTGCCGGTTCACGTAGTCGAGATCGACGCTGATTCGCTCGCCATTCCGGTCTGCGGCCTCGAATGAAATCGTTTCCAGCAGCCGCTCCATTACCGTATGCAGGCGGCGTGCGCCGATATTCTCCTGCTCGCTGTTCACGTGGAAGGCGATCTCGGCCAGGCGCTGCACACCGCTGTCTGCAAAGCTGACCTCGACGCCCTCGGTGGCGAGCAGCGCCGTGTACTGCCGCGTGAGCGAGGCATCCGGTTCGGTCAGGATGCGTACGAAGTCTCCGCTGGACAGCGCTGACAGCTCGACCCGGATCGGGAAGCGTCCCTGCAACTCCGGAATCAGGTCTGAAGGCCTGGAAGCGTGAAAAGCTCCCGAAGCGATGAACAGGATGTGATCGGTCTTCACCATGCCGAACTTGGTGCTGACCGTACAGCCCTCGACCAGCGGCAGCAGGTCGCGCTGTACGCCCTCGCGGGACACGTCCACGCCCTGCGATTCGCCGCGGCGCGTGACCTTGTCGATCTCGTCGATGAAGACGATGCCGTTCTGCTCGACGTTCTGCAGGGCAGCTGTTTTCAGATCATCTTCATTGATCAGTTGGCCGGCCTCTTCGTCGATGAGCAGGCGGAATGCCTCGCGTACCTTGAGTTTGCGCGAGCGGCGCCGGTTGCCGCCGAGGTTCTGGAAGAGCCCCTGCAGCTGGTTGCTCATTTCCTCCATGCCGGGCGGCGCCATGATCTGTACGCCCATCGGAATGGCGGCGACTTCGATCTCGATCTCCTTGTCGTCGAGCTTGCCTTCACGGAGCATCTTGCGGAATTTCTGCCGGGTATCGGAGTCGCGGCTCTCGCCCGGGACAAGCTGCCCCGGCGGGCCCGGCGGCAGGAGTGCATCGAGGATCTTTTCCTCGGCGGCATCCTCGGCCCGGTGCCGAACCTTCTGTATCTCCCGCTCACGGGTCAGCTTGACCGCCGCATCCATCAGGTCGCGGATGATGCTGTCCACTTCGCGGCCCACATAACCGACCTCGGTGAACTTCGTGGCCTCGACCTTGATGAACGGCGCTTCGGCCAGACGCGCCAGGCGCCGCGCGATCTCGGTCTTGCCCACACCGGTGGGCCCGATCATCAGGATGTTCTTTGGCGCGATCTCCTCGCGCAGCGGCTCGGCCACCTGCATGCGCCGCCAGCGGTTACGCAGCGCGATTGCAACCGCGCGCTTTGCCGGATCCTGGCCGATGATGTACTTGTCCAGTTCCTGGACGATTTCCCGCGGCGTCATCTGTGACATGTCTGGCAATCCCGTGCCGGCCCCCGTTGTATCAGGGGGTCAGGGTTTCAATGGTGATGTTCTGGTTGGTATAGATGCAGATCCGGCCGGCGATCTCGAGGCTCGTGCGCACGATCTCGGCGGCACCGAGTTCCGTGTTGTCGAGCAGTGCACGGGCTGCGGCCTGGGCGAAGGGCCCGCCGGAGCCGATGGCCATGAGGTCGTCTTCGGGTTCAATCACGTCGCCGTTGCCGGAAACGATCAGCGAGCGTTCCAGATCGGCGACGCATAACAGGGCTTCGAGGCGGCGGAGGCGCCGGTCGGTCCGCCAGTCCTTGGCCAACTCGATGGCTGCCCGGCTGAGGTTGCCGTATTGCTCGAGTTTGCCTTCGAAAAGCTCGAACAGCGTAAATGCGTCTGCCGTACCGCCGGCAAAACCGGCCAGCACCCTGCCGTCGGCCAGCCGGCGCACCTTGCGCGCGTTGCCCTTGACGATGGTGTTGCCGAGGGTCACCTGGCCATCGCCGCCGACCGTGACCGAACCATTTCTGCGCACCGATACGATCGTGGTGCCGTCAAACTGCTGCATCGCTGCGCCGTCCCGGAAAGCTGCTGGAACATTGCTACATGAGGGCGGCTGGACGGAAACACAAGGGGCGCTGGCAGGAGCGGCCTTCGCCGTTCCTGCCAGCGCGACAAGCGGGGGTGTCAGTTCGCGTCGTCGGGCTTGCCCTGCCGGGGACCATGCATCCCGTTGTGCTTTTCGCGCATTTTCTGCTTCATTTCATCGCACTTGGCGGGGTCAGCCTGGCACTTGGCCTTCATCTCGTCGCGGCGCTGACGCATGTCCTGCTTCATCTGCTCGCACTTTTCCGGGTCCGCATCGCACTTCGCCTTCATCTCTGCCCGGCGGGACTGCATTTTCTCCCGTTGTTCCTTGCACTTTTCCGGATTCGCGGTACAGAACTCCTTGCGTTTCGCGCGGGCCTCCTCGCACTTGCCGGGATTTTCCTTGCAGAACTCCTTTCCTGGCCTTGGCGGGACAGACGAATCGTCTGCCTGCAAGGTCGTGGCGCCGAGGAACAGGCCGACGGTGGCCGCAACAACAACTAGAGTGGGGTGCAGGCGCATGATTGGACTCCTTGATTAACGGGGTTCGGTAGTGCTGTTTCCGGGAATAACGGTCGCAGGCACCGACGGTTGACAGCCGCATGGAACCACACGCCGCTGCCCTCAGCTTTTCTTCTGCCTGGCCCGCGGGTGGGCCTTGTCGTAGACCTGCGCCAGGTGCTGGAAGTTCAGGTGGGTGTAGATCTGCGTGGTGCTGATATCGGCATGACCGAGCATTTCCTGGACGCTGCGCAGATCGCTGCTGGATTCCAGCAGGTGCGTCGCAAAGCTGTGGCGGAACAGATGCGGGTAGACGCGCTGGGAAAGCCCGGCCCGCTGCGCCCAGTACCGGACCCGATTCTGTACGGTTCGCGGGCTGATGCGCGTGCCACGATTGCTGACAAACAAGGCCGCCTCGCCCGGATCGGCAGATGCGCTGCGGATCGCAAGCCAGGCACCTGTCGACTCGCGCGCAAAGCGCCCGACCGGCACGATGCGCGTCTTGCTGCCTTTGCCGGTGACGCGTACGGTGCCATCGGCAAGATCGACATCACCGAGATCGAGCCCGGTCAGTTCGGCGAGCCGCAGGCCCGAAGAATAGAAAAGCTCCAGCATGGCCCGGTCGCGTATCGTTTCCGGCTCGCTGCCCTCAATCTGCAGCAGTCTCGCCATCTGGTCGGCATCGAGGGTGCCGGGCAGCCGGCGCGCGACCTGCGGTGCCGCCACGTCGGCCCCGGGGTTGCTTTTCATGACCCCCTCCCGAATCAGGTATTTCATGAAGCTGCGCGCGCCCGAAAGGCGACGCTGGATGCTTCGCGGTGCCAGTCCGCCGGCATGACTCTGGGCGGCGAAACGCCGCAACTGATGTGATTTCAGTTCGGTGAAGCTGCTGATTTCGTGTTTGTCGCAGAATTCTGCCAGGCAGACCAGATCGCGACGATAACTGCGGGTCGTATGGTCGGACAGACGCCGTTCGAGCTTCAGATGCTCAAGATAGCGTTCAACCGTCTGCCACTGCGCCGGATCCATGGGCGGCGGGCTCCATCGCTGTTCAGCGTATCCTGAGCGCGCAGCTCACCAGTTCGCCGAGGCGGGTCAGGAAATCAATGCTCATGCCGGGGTGAAAGTGTCCGGCGTCGCGGCTGCCGATCGCCAGGAAGCCCATTTCGGAATTCACCCCGAGCGGCACCAGTGCGGCCGAGCCGATTTCGATGTTGTCCGGACCAAACAGGAAATCCCGCTGCGCATCGCGGATCTGCCCGCAGCGCGGCGCATTCGACTGCAGAAAGGTCCTGAACGGCGCGATCTGCGGATCATCGCGACCGATGACGCGCAAGAACCGGCCTGCCGTGGCCGCATCGGCCGGTGCATCGAAGACGACCAGAATCGCACGGTCGGCATTGAAGGAAACACGCAACTGTTCTTCAAGCACCCGGATCACACCGGCCTGGTCGGGTGCCGCGAGCATCAGCATCGCCAGCGAGTGTATGCGGGCAGCCAGCGTATCGTTGCTGCGCGCAATATCCACGAGGTCCTTCAGCTTGCGTTCGAGCTTCAGGTTTTTCTGCCGCAGGACGAGAATCTGGCGCTCCACGAGCGAAACGGCCGCACCGCCTGTGCTGTGCGGCAGGCGCAGGTTGTTCAGCAGGATGCTGTGTCGTTCAAAGAATTCGGGATTGGCCTGCAGGTAGTCGGCGATGGCCTCTTCGGTGATTTCCGGGTTCACAGCATGCTGCTGCTTGAGTGTGCTCATAACTCTGTCGATCCCTCGAAGGCCGTCACTGCCTCGCCGGTCATCCATACGGGCTGACCCGGTCCATCCCATCGAATCTGCAGCGTTCCCCCGGGAAGCTCAACGCTCACTTCGGGATCGAGCAGATTCCACGATCGCCCCGCAACCACGGCTGCACAGGCGCCGGTTCCGCAAGCCTGGGTCTCGCCGACACCGCGCTCGAACACCCGCAAGCGGATGCGGTTTGCGGCCATCACCTGCATGAATCCGATGTTAGCACGGTTGGGAAAACGCACATGTCGCTCGAGCAGCGCACCAAGTTCTGCGACGCGAGCCGTTGCCACATCGTCGGTACGCAACACGGCATGCGGGTTGCCCATCGAGACCACACCGATCTGCACGGATTCGCCGGCCACATCAATTGCATATGTGTGCTGCTGTCGCTCGGCCACAAAGGGCACCTTCGCCGGGCGGAATTCAGGTACCGCCATTTCCACGGTGACGCGGCCATCAGCATGGATGCGTGCGCGTACGCTGCCGTTTCCATGACCGAGCCTGAGTTCGCGCTGACTGTTGCCACCGACCAGCCGGGCGATGCAACGCGCACCATTGCCACATTGCTCCGCTTCGCTGCCATCGGTATTGAAGATCCGGTAGTACACATCGTCACCGGCCGTGCGCGGTGCTTCGAGCCACAGCAGCTGGTCGAAGCCGATGCCACGCCGCCGGTCGGCGAGTTGGCGGATGCGGTCGGCTGACGGCAGGGCGAGGCCATCGCCGCGGATCAGGACGAAATCGTTACCGAGTCCGTGCATTTTCGTGAACGGAACGCGCATGGCGTGATCGATCCGGAGCGTGAATAAACAGAGCGGAGTATAGCGGCCAGGCGCCGCCGTGGACTTTTGTTAAATCGGTCGTTAAGGTAAGCCGGCATTTGTCCGGCACGGGACAAGAAAAACCAACAAAAACAAGGAAAGCCGAATCATGCGTCACATCATGGTCCTGAATTCCAAGGGCGGCAGTGGCAAGAGCACCATCGCCACCAGCCTGGCTGCCTGGTACGCAGGTCGCGGAGAAAATGTTGCCCTTGTGGACTATGACCGCCAGGCGTCCAGCCTGGACTGGATTGCAAGACGCCCCGAGAACCGTCCACAGATCACCGGCGTTGCCGGCTTCGAGGATGGTTTCCGGCACGTGCCGCGCAATGCAGACGTTGCGATCATCGACGCGCCGGCCGGCTGCTATGGCAAGCAGCTTACCGAGCTGGTCCGGCATGCCGAGACGGTGGTCGTTCCGGTACTGCCCTCGACCATCGATATTCTCGCCACCAGCAAGTTCATCGATGCCCTGCTCGAAGTCGGCAAGGTCGAGCGCAAGGAAGTGAAGCTGGCTGTGGTGGGCAACCGGGTCCGTGATAACACGCTGATTTCACAGGATCTCGATGATTATCTCGGCGCCTTGAAGATGCCCTATGTCACCAATCTGCGTGAAGCGCAGAACTATGTGCGCGCCTACACGCGTGGCCTCGGCATCCATGAGCTGCCCGAGTACCTGGCCTGGCCGGACTGGGAGCAGTGGAAGCCGCTGGTTTCCTGGCTGAACAGCAAGCGCAGCCAGCCCTGAGCAAGCGGCGTCGGCCGCCGCCTGCGCGGAAGCGGGCGGCAGCTACGCCGGATCGACGCCGGCGATACACAGGTATTTCATCTCGAGGTAGTCGTCCAGGCCATAGCGTGAGCCTTCGCGGCCCATGCCCGACTCCTTGATCCCGCCGAATGGCGCCACTTCGGTGGAGATGAGCCCGGTGTTGAGCCCGACCATCCCGTATTCCAGCGCCTCCGGTACCCGCCAGCTCCGGCCCAGATCCCGCGTATAAACGTAGGCGGCGAGGCCAAACTCGGTGTCGTTGGCCATGCAGATTGCCTCCGCTTCCGTGGCAAAGCTGAACAGTGGCGCCACCGGGCCGAAAGTCTCTTCGCGCGCGACCTGCATGTCAGTGGTCACTCCGCCGAGCACCGTGGGCTCGAAGAAGGTGCCGCCGAGTGCATGGACTTTCCCGCCGGTCAGTATCTGCGCACCCTTGGCGAGGGCATCGGCGATGTGCTCGCTGACTTTGGTCAGGGCTTTCGCATCGATGAGTGGTCCCTGGTCGGTTTCTCCCGCAAGGCCGTCGCCGACCCGCAGCTTGCCGACGGCAGCGGCAAGCTTTGCGGCGAACTCGCCGTAAACACCTTTCTGCACCAGAAAGCGGTTGGCGCAGACACAGGTCTGCCCGGTATTCCGGTACTTGCTGACGATCGCACCGGCCACCGCTGCATCGAGATCTGCGTCATCGAAGACGATGAAGGGCGCATTGCCACCCAGCTCCATCGAGACCTTCTTGACGGTTGCGGCGCACTGTTCCAGCAGAATTTTTCCGACCGCGGTGGAGCCGGTGAAGGTCAGTTTGCGGACCAGCGGATTGCCGGTGAGTTCAGCGCCGATGGCCTGCGCCGAGCCGGTCAGCACGTTGATGACGCCGGCCGGAATCCCTGCGCGCTGGCTCAATTCTGCAAGCGCCAGCGCGGAGAACGGCGTCTGGTGGGCCGGCTTGCAGACGATCGTGCAACCGGCGGCCAGCGCTGGCGCCAGCTTGCGGGCCAGCATCGCCGAGGGGAAATTCCAGGGCGTGATCGCGGCAACGACGCCGACCGGTTGCCTGATGACCACGATGCGCCTGTCCTTCGCATGTCCCGGTATCACGTCGCCGTAAACGCGCCGCGCCTCTTCGGCAAACCATTCGACGAATGCTGCGGCATAGGCGATTTCGCCGCGCGCCTCCGCAAGCGGTTTGCCCTGCTCGGCGGTCATCAGCATGGCCAGATCTTCCTGATTGGCGAGGATCAGTGCATGCAGGCGGCGCAGCAGCGCGGCGCGTTCTGCTGCCGTGCGTGCGCGCCAGGCAGGCAAGGCCGCTGCCGCCGCTTCGATTGCCAGGCGGGTTTCAGCGCTGCCGCAGTCGGGTACGCTGCCGAGCAGTTCCCGGTTTGCGGGATTGCGGACCTCGAGTGTGCCGCCGCCCTGTGCAGGGATCCATGCACCGTTCACCCAGGCGGCGGTGCGCAGCAGTCTGGTATCGGCAAGCTGGACCATGTGCAGACCCCGGGGTGGGTGGCCAATCGATTTCATCCTTATACTAGCGCCGCCATGCGCATTGCCAGTTTCACTCTTGGACAGCAACCGGGCTACGGGGTGGTCTCGGCAGCCGGCTTGCAGCCCGCGCCCGCTTCGTTTCTGGCGCGTTTCCCGGACCTGAAATCGGTACTGGCAGCCGGTGCCCTCAAGGACCTGGCAGATGCGGTACGGGCATCAGCGCCGCTGGATATCGATACGCTGCAGTTCTCGATGCCGATTCCCGACCCGGCCCGCATCATCTGCGTGGGCATGAACTATCTCGAACACATACACGAGATGGGTCGCAAGCGACCGGAGTATCCCGGTGTCTTCATTCGCTTTACCGACTCCATGGTTGGCCACCGGCAGCCCGTATACCGTCCCCGGATCTCGACGCAGTATGACTACGAGGGTGAACTTGCCGTCGTGATTGGCCGCCGGGCACGCTATCTCAAGGCCGCGGAAGCCCTGGACTACGTCGCCGGTTACACCTGCCTGCTGGATGGCTCGGTGCGCGACTGGCAGAACCACACGACCCAGTTCGTTCCCGGCAAGAACTTTCCGGCCAGCGGCAGTTGCGGACCATGGCTGGTAACGGGCGACGAGATTCCCGATCCTTCCACGCTGAAGCTCTGCACGCGCGTCAATGGCGAAACGGTGCAGGCTGCACCGCTCTCCGATCTGTGTTTCGACGTTCCGCAGATCGTCGCCTACTGCTCGGGATTCTGTCAGCTGAATCCCGGCGAC of the Chromatiales bacterium genome contains:
- a CDS encoding fumarylacetoacetate hydrolase family protein → MRIASFTLGQQPGYGVVSAAGLQPAPASFLARFPDLKSVLAAGALKDLADAVRASAPLDIDTLQFSMPIPDPARIICVGMNYLEHIHEMGRKRPEYPGVFIRFTDSMVGHRQPVYRPRISTQYDYEGELAVVIGRRARYLKAAEALDYVAGYTCLLDGSVRDWQNHTTQFVPGKNFPASGSCGPWLVTGDEIPDPSTLKLCTRVNGETVQAAPLSDLCFDVPQIVAYCSGFCQLNPGDIIATGTPSGVGFARKPPRWLKAGDRIEVEIDGIGVLANTVVDE
- a CDS encoding NAD-dependent succinate-semialdehyde dehydrogenase, producing MVQLADTRLLRTAAWVNGAWIPAQGGGTLEVRNPANRELLGSVPDCGSAETRLAIEAAAAALPAWRARTAAERAALLRRLHALILANQEDLAMLMTAEQGKPLAEARGEIAYAAAFVEWFAEEARRVYGDVIPGHAKDRRIVVIRQPVGVVAAITPWNFPSAMLARKLAPALAAGCTIVCKPAHQTPFSALALAELSQRAGIPAGVINVLTGSAQAIGAELTGNPLVRKLTFTGSTAVGKILLEQCAATVKKVSMELGGNAPFIVFDDADLDAAVAGAIVSKYRNTGQTCVCANRFLVQKGVYGEFAAKLAAAVGKLRVGDGLAGETDQGPLIDAKALTKVSEHIADALAKGAQILTGGKVHALGGTFFEPTVLGGVTTDMQVAREETFGPVAPLFSFATEAEAICMANDTEFGLAAYVYTRDLGRSWRVPEALEYGMVGLNTGLISTEVAPFGGIKESGMGREGSRYGLDDYLEMKYLCIAGVDPA